Sequence from the Bacillus sp. es.036 genome:
TTTGGCTCATCTGCACATCTTTTTCCTTTTTTAACGTGCCGAAAAGAACATCAACAAATGGTGTGGAAACCCCGTACCAATAGTTTTCATTTTTATAATGATGCAGGATATGCGTTTTTTTCAGCCACTGTCCGAACTTTGTTCTCGGTTTAAAGGGGCGATGGGCAATATAGTGTTTCCACTCATAAAAAAAGAACATGGCGAGCAGTCCTGTACTAAACGCAAGTGTGAGAAGAAGAGATCCTGAAATCCAGTAAAAAATCAAGCAGAGGAGAAACAGGTTTGGAAAGCTATACCAAATCGGCAGAAATAAAAGCTTTAAATCATTCGGTACTTTATGATGGTCATAGTGCAACCGTTTAATCAACTTTAATAGATAGGGGTTCTGAGGTGTTTTAATGTGAAATAAAAAGCGGTGGGTGAGGTACTCGCTAAACATGTAAGTCACAATTCCAATAAGAATGAAGAGTAGGACAATTGGAGAGAGCGTCATCGTCAGTAGAAAGCCAAGAACGATCAGAAACACAGCAAACATGAGTAAGATATCAGGATGAAAGATGAAGTCACGATACAACTGTTTCACAC
This genomic interval carries:
- a CDS encoding sterol desaturase family protein, with product MKQLYRDFIFHPDILLMFAVFLIVLGFLLTMTLSPIVLLFILIGIVTYMFSEYLTHRFLFHIKTPQNPYLLKLIKRLHYDHHKVPNDLKLLFLPIWYSFPNLFLLCLIFYWISGSLLLTLAFSTGLLAMFFFYEWKHYIAHRPFKPRTKFGQWLKKTHILHHYKNENYWYGVSTPFVDVLFGTLKKEKDVQMSQTAKDLEQRKYTSL